One genomic segment of Panicum virgatum strain AP13 chromosome 2N, P.virgatum_v5, whole genome shotgun sequence includes these proteins:
- the LOC120661667 gene encoding chlorophyll a-b binding protein CP29.1, chloroplastic-like — translation MASSVAAAASTFLGTRLADPAPQNGRIVARFPFGKKPAAPKKAAKTSTSSDRPLWFPGAVAPDYLDGSLVGDYGFDPFGLGKPVEYLQFDLDSLDQNLAKNEAGGVIGTRFESSEVKSTPFQPYSEVFGLQRFRECELIHGRWAMLATLGALSVEWLTGVTWQDAGKVELVDGSSYLGQPLPFSISTLIWIEVLVIGYIEFQRNAELDPEKRLYPGGSYFDPLGLAADPEKKERLQLAEIKHARLAMVAFLGFAVQAAATGKGPLNNWATHLSDPLHTTIFDTFGAGSS, via the exons ATGGCTTCGTcggtggccgccgcggcgagcacATTCCTGGGCACCCGGTTGGCGGACCCGGCGCCGCAGAACGGGCGCATCGTGGCCCGGTTCCCGTTCGGCAAGAAACCGGCTGCCCCGAAGAAGGCGGCCAAGACGTCGACCAGCTCCGACCGGCCGCTCTGGTTCCCCGGCGCGGTGGCGCCCGACTACCTGGACGGGTCGCTGGTCGGCGACTACGGGTTCGACCCGTTCGGGCTCGGCAAGCCCGTGGAGTACCTGCAGTTCGACCTGGACTCGTTGGACCAGAACCTGGCCAAGAACGAGGCCGGCGGCGTCATCGGCACCCGGTTCGAGTCCTCGGAGGTGAAGTCCACCCCGTTCCAGCCCTACAGCGAGGTGTTCGGCCTCCAGCGGTTCCGCGAGTGCGAGCTCATCCACGGCCGCTGGGCCATGCTCGCCACCCTCGGCGCCCTCTCCGTCGAGTGGCTCACCGGCGTCacctggcaggacgccggcaaG gtggagctggtggacggGTCGTCCTACCTGGGGCAGCCGCTGCCCTTCTCCATCTCGACGCTCATCTGGATCGAGGTGCTCGTGATCGGCTACATCGAGTTCCAGCGCAACGCGGAGCTCGACCCGGAGAAGAGGCTCTACCCCGGGGGCTCCTACTTCGACCCGCTCGGCCTGGCGGCCGACCCGGAGAAGAAGGAGCGGCTGCAGCTGGCGGAGATCAAGCACGCGCGCCTCGCCATGGTCGCCTTCCTTGGCTTCGCCGTgcaagccgccgccaccggcaagGGCCCGCTCAACAACTGGGCCACCCACCTCAGCGACCCGCTGCACACCACCATCTTCGACACGTTCGGAGCAGGATCCTCTTAA
- the LOC120661668 gene encoding protein THYLAKOID FORMATION1, chloroplastic isoform X2 translates to MVPPSPTLPQILLWSSSCSLQGTFLCCEQSYPNIVFHQPNYLWVCWLHAQDVPPTVAETKLNFLKSYKRPIPSIYSTVLQELLVQQHLMRYKRTYQYDPVFALGFVTVYDQLMEGYPSNEDRDSIFKAYITALNEDPDQYRDDAQKMEEWARSQNGNSLVDFSSRDGEIEAILKDISERAKGTGNFSYSRFFAVGLFRLLELANATEPTVLDKLCASLNVNKRSVDRDLDVYRNILSKLVQAKELLKEYVDREKKKREERSEAPKPNEAVTKFDGSLYSMRH, encoded by the exons ATGGTGCCTCCTTCACCGACGTTACCTCAGATTCTTCTGTGGTCGTCGTCATGCTCCCTGCAA GGGACCTTCCTTTGCTGTGAGCAATCATATCCAAATATTGTTTTCCATCAACCCAATTACTTGTGGGTTTGCTGGCTGCACGCACAAG ATGTCCCACCTACTGTTGCAGAAACAAAGCTGAACTTTCTTAAGTCATACAAACGCCCTATCCCAAGCATTTACAGTACAGTCCTACAAGAACTTTTGGTTCAGCAACATCTGATGAGATACAAAAGAACCTATCAGTACGATCCTGTGTTTGCTCTTGGTTTTGTTACTGTCTACGATCAGCTCATGGAAGGGTACCCCAGCAACGAGGACCGGGATTCCATCTTCAAGGCATATATAACAGCGTTAAATGAAGATCCTGATCAGTATAG AGATGATGCACAAAAGATGGAAGAGTGGGCACGTTCTCAGAATGGTAACTCGTTAGTTGATTTCTCCTCCAGAGATGGAGAAATAGAGGCCATTCTGAAAGACATATCAGAAAGGGCCAAGGGTACAGGAAACTTCAGCTACAGTCGGTTCTTTGCAGTTGGCTTGTTCCGTTTGCTTGAGCTTGCAAATGCAACGGAGCCAACAGTTCTAGACAAG CTTTGCGCTTCATTAAACGTCAATAAAAGAAGTGTGGATAGGGACCTTGATGTTTACCGCAACATACTCTCGAAGTTGGTTCAAGCCAAGGAACTTCTCAAGGAATACGTCGATAG ggaaaagaagaagagagaagaaagatCAGAAGCTCCAAAGCCGAACGAAGCTGTTACGAAATTTGATGGAAGCCTTTATTCCATGAGGCATTAG
- the LOC120661668 gene encoding protein THYLAKOID FORMATION1, chloroplastic isoform X1, with protein MAAISSLPFAALRGASEWRPLSTAAAVSGAVVLSARARRSSRSVVRCVATAGDVPPTVAETKLNFLKSYKRPIPSIYSTVLQELLVQQHLMRYKRTYQYDPVFALGFVTVYDQLMEGYPSNEDRDSIFKAYITALNEDPDQYRDDAQKMEEWARSQNGNSLVDFSSRDGEIEAILKDISERAKGTGNFSYSRFFAVGLFRLLELANATEPTVLDKLCASLNVNKRSVDRDLDVYRNILSKLVQAKELLKEYVDREKKKREERSEAPKPNEAVTKFDGSLYSMRH; from the exons ATGGCGGCCATATCGTCGCTTCCCTTCGCGGCGCTGCGCGGAGCCTCCGAGTGGAGGCCGttgtccacggcggcggccgtctccGGTGCCGTCGTGCTCAGCGCGAGGGCTCGGCGGTCCTCGCGCTCGGTGGTGCGGTGCGTGGCCACGGCGGGCG ATGTCCCACCTACTGTTGCAGAAACAAAGCTGAACTTTCTTAAGTCATACAAACGCCCTATCCCAAGCATTTACAGTACAGTCCTACAAGAACTTTTGGTTCAGCAACATCTGATGAGATACAAAAGAACCTATCAGTACGATCCTGTGTTTGCTCTTGGTTTTGTTACTGTCTACGATCAGCTCATGGAAGGGTACCCCAGCAACGAGGACCGGGATTCCATCTTCAAGGCATATATAACAGCGTTAAATGAAGATCCTGATCAGTATAG AGATGATGCACAAAAGATGGAAGAGTGGGCACGTTCTCAGAATGGTAACTCGTTAGTTGATTTCTCCTCCAGAGATGGAGAAATAGAGGCCATTCTGAAAGACATATCAGAAAGGGCCAAGGGTACAGGAAACTTCAGCTACAGTCGGTTCTTTGCAGTTGGCTTGTTCCGTTTGCTTGAGCTTGCAAATGCAACGGAGCCAACAGTTCTAGACAAG CTTTGCGCTTCATTAAACGTCAATAAAAGAAGTGTGGATAGGGACCTTGATGTTTACCGCAACATACTCTCGAAGTTGGTTCAAGCCAAGGAACTTCTCAAGGAATACGTCGATAG ggaaaagaagaagagagaagaaagatCAGAAGCTCCAAAGCCGAACGAAGCTGTTACGAAATTTGATGGAAGCCTTTATTCCATGAGGCATTAG
- the LOC120661668 gene encoding protein THYLAKOID FORMATION1, chloroplastic isoform X3 — translation MNSKTKLLPVDQIQSDVPPTVAETKLNFLKSYKRPIPSIYSTVLQELLVQQHLMRYKRTYQYDPVFALGFVTVYDQLMEGYPSNEDRDSIFKAYITALNEDPDQYRDDAQKMEEWARSQNGNSLVDFSSRDGEIEAILKDISERAKGTGNFSYSRFFAVGLFRLLELANATEPTVLDKLCASLNVNKRSVDRDLDVYRNILSKLVQAKELLKEYVDREKKKREERSEAPKPNEAVTKFDGSLYSMRH, via the exons ATGAACTCAAAGACTAAACTTTTGCCAGTCGATCAGATTCAGTCAG ATGTCCCACCTACTGTTGCAGAAACAAAGCTGAACTTTCTTAAGTCATACAAACGCCCTATCCCAAGCATTTACAGTACAGTCCTACAAGAACTTTTGGTTCAGCAACATCTGATGAGATACAAAAGAACCTATCAGTACGATCCTGTGTTTGCTCTTGGTTTTGTTACTGTCTACGATCAGCTCATGGAAGGGTACCCCAGCAACGAGGACCGGGATTCCATCTTCAAGGCATATATAACAGCGTTAAATGAAGATCCTGATCAGTATAG AGATGATGCACAAAAGATGGAAGAGTGGGCACGTTCTCAGAATGGTAACTCGTTAGTTGATTTCTCCTCCAGAGATGGAGAAATAGAGGCCATTCTGAAAGACATATCAGAAAGGGCCAAGGGTACAGGAAACTTCAGCTACAGTCGGTTCTTTGCAGTTGGCTTGTTCCGTTTGCTTGAGCTTGCAAATGCAACGGAGCCAACAGTTCTAGACAAG CTTTGCGCTTCATTAAACGTCAATAAAAGAAGTGTGGATAGGGACCTTGATGTTTACCGCAACATACTCTCGAAGTTGGTTCAAGCCAAGGAACTTCTCAAGGAATACGTCGATAG ggaaaagaagaagagagaagaaagatCAGAAGCTCCAAAGCCGAACGAAGCTGTTACGAAATTTGATGGAAGCCTTTATTCCATGAGGCATTAG